The following are encoded in a window of Miltoncostaea marina genomic DNA:
- a CDS encoding DUF4126 domain-containing protein has product MDPATAIGSVFAAVGLSGAAGLNAYLPLLAGALLERLGVVELGEPFGALSSDAGIAVLAALLAADVVADKVPGVDHLLHVAGAVIHPVAGALLFVGGTGPETGIPAAVAAILGAATAETVHGGRAALRPASTATTAGVGNPVLSLAEDLGSLALTVLAFAAPLVALLVVLALLAAAIGGVRRLVGAAARRPRGRG; this is encoded by the coding sequence GTGGATCCTGCGACGGCCATCGGGAGCGTCTTCGCGGCGGTGGGGCTGTCCGGCGCCGCCGGGCTCAACGCCTACCTGCCGCTGCTCGCGGGCGCCCTGCTGGAGCGCCTCGGCGTCGTGGAGCTCGGGGAGCCGTTCGGCGCCCTGTCCTCCGACGCGGGGATCGCCGTGCTGGCGGCGCTGCTGGCGGCCGACGTCGTGGCCGACAAGGTCCCCGGGGTCGACCACCTGCTCCACGTGGCCGGGGCGGTGATCCACCCGGTCGCGGGCGCGCTCCTCTTCGTCGGCGGCACGGGCCCCGAGACCGGCATCCCGGCCGCCGTGGCGGCGATCCTCGGCGCGGCCACGGCCGAGACGGTGCACGGCGGGCGCGCGGCGCTGCGCCCGGCCTCGACCGCGACCACCGCCGGCGTGGGCAACCCGGTGCTCTCGCTGGCCGAGGACCTGGGCTCGCTCGCGCTCACCGTGCTGGCGTTCGCCGCGCCGCTCGTCGCGCTGCTGGTCGTGCTGGCCCTGCTGGCGGCCGCGATCGGCGGCGTCCGCCGGCTGGTCGGGGCGGCGGCGCGGAGGCCACGCGGGCGCGGGTGA
- a CDS encoding LuxR C-terminal-related transcriptional regulator, giving the protein MDADVLGTAHEAYGRRAWALAHELLGRADAVAPLGADDLERLAVAAYMLGRDDEQIDALARAHRAHLRGGRRAGAVRAAFWLAVHLTIRGEAARATGWLRRARRLMAQEAGDCPERGYLASADALRCMASGDWAGTRLAASRAVEAGQRFGDPDLVALGLADLGRALVEEGSVVDGLEALDEAMVAATAGELTPVATGFVYCGVIEGCHAAFDLARAGEWTAALAGWCAQQPDLVPFTGTCLLHRAEILQVRGAWDEALAEAGTAARRFAERRDRRAAGEAWYRCGEVLRARGDVPGAERAFRQASRHGREPQPGLALLRLDQGRADVAWAAVRGALDAAGGWVERARLLPAYVDIALAAGDLDAASAASDELGEIAARNGRTMLRAAAEQARGAVELAGGRAREAAARLRRAAQMWLDLAAPYEAARARMLVAAACRATGDTETATLEDAAAREELARLGAVAGRERHGLTPRELQVLRRLATGESNTAIAARLGVSRRTVDRHVSNLYAKLRVSSRAAATAYAYEHELV; this is encoded by the coding sequence ATGGACGCCGACGTCCTCGGGACGGCTCATGAGGCATACGGGCGACGCGCGTGGGCGCTCGCGCACGAGCTCCTCGGGCGGGCCGACGCCGTCGCGCCGCTCGGCGCCGATGACCTCGAGCGGCTGGCCGTCGCGGCCTACATGCTCGGCCGGGACGACGAGCAGATCGACGCGCTCGCGCGTGCCCATCGCGCCCACCTCCGCGGCGGCCGGCGCGCGGGCGCCGTGCGCGCCGCGTTCTGGCTGGCCGTCCACCTGACCATCAGGGGGGAGGCCGCCCGGGCCACGGGATGGCTGCGCCGGGCGCGCCGGCTGATGGCCCAGGAGGCGGGCGACTGCCCGGAGCGGGGCTACCTGGCCTCGGCGGACGCGCTGCGGTGCATGGCGTCAGGGGACTGGGCGGGCACCCGCCTCGCGGCGAGCCGCGCCGTCGAGGCCGGGCAGCGGTTCGGCGACCCGGACCTGGTCGCGCTCGGGCTCGCGGACCTCGGACGGGCGCTGGTCGAGGAGGGCTCCGTCGTCGACGGCCTCGAGGCGCTCGACGAGGCGATGGTGGCGGCCACGGCGGGCGAGCTGACGCCGGTCGCCACGGGCTTCGTCTACTGCGGCGTGATCGAGGGCTGCCACGCGGCGTTCGATCTGGCGCGCGCCGGCGAGTGGACCGCCGCGCTGGCGGGCTGGTGCGCCCAGCAGCCGGATCTCGTCCCCTTCACGGGCACCTGCCTGTTGCACCGCGCCGAGATCCTGCAGGTGCGCGGCGCGTGGGACGAGGCCCTGGCCGAGGCGGGCACGGCGGCCCGCCGCTTCGCGGAGCGCCGGGATCGGCGCGCCGCCGGCGAGGCGTGGTACCGGTGCGGCGAGGTCCTCCGCGCACGGGGGGACGTGCCGGGCGCCGAGCGCGCGTTCCGGCAGGCCAGCCGGCACGGGCGCGAGCCGCAGCCGGGCCTGGCGTTGCTGCGGCTCGACCAGGGGCGCGCCGACGTCGCATGGGCGGCCGTCCGGGGGGCGCTCGACGCGGCCGGCGGCTGGGTCGAGCGCGCGCGCCTGCTCCCGGCGTACGTCGACATCGCGCTCGCGGCGGGCGACCTCGACGCGGCGTCGGCGGCGAGCGACGAGCTCGGGGAGATCGCCGCGCGCAACGGGCGGACCATGCTGCGCGCGGCGGCCGAGCAGGCGCGCGGCGCCGTGGAGCTGGCCGGGGGGCGCGCCCGCGAGGCCGCCGCGCGACTGCGGCGGGCCGCGCAGATGTGGCTCGACCTCGCGGCGCCCTACGAGGCGGCCCGCGCCCGGATGCTCGTGGCGGCGGCGTGCAGGGCCACGGGCGACACGGAGACGGCGACGCTGGAGGACGCCGCCGCGCGGGAGGAGCTCGCCCGGCTGGGCGCCGTGGCCGGGCGCGAGCGGCACGGCCTGACGCCGCGCGAGCTCCAGGTGCTGCGCCGGCTCGCCACCGGCGAGAGCAACACGGCGATCGCCGCGCGGCTCGGGGTGAGTCGGCGGACCGTCGACCGCCACGTGAGCAACCTCTACGCGAAGCTCCGCGTCTCGTCGCGCGCGGCGGCGACGGCCTACGCCTACGAGCACGAGCTCGTCTGA
- a CDS encoding glycosyltransferase family 4 protein, which translates to MRIALVCPYSWTSPGGVQSHVRGLARALTDAGLAVRVVAPADGPVEPGLVRAVGRTVPVRDNGSVVPVALAPAAVRRTARAVRDGGFDVVHVHEPVIPAVGLTAVLAAGDAALVGTFHRYAERPGWYRVFGALCRAVLGRLDARVAVSEAARRHVAATCPGEYLVIPNGIDAGAQPRGRRDDDGRAGRLVFVGRPDARKGLGVLLDAFARLPGRPTLDLVGVEAAAVPARALDGARGRVRAHGVVSDARRDALLRRADVLCLPALSGESFGIVAAEAMAAGLPVVATRVGGLPELVRPGTGALVPPGDPAATAAAIQRLLSRPEDRLRAGRAARRRALELDWSRVAARLLDVYAEALARRMARAAGARPG; encoded by the coding sequence ATGCGCATCGCGCTCGTCTGCCCGTACTCCTGGACGTCCCCGGGGGGCGTGCAGAGCCACGTGCGCGGCCTGGCGCGCGCGCTGACCGACGCCGGCCTGGCGGTGCGGGTCGTGGCGCCGGCCGACGGGCCCGTGGAGCCCGGGCTCGTGCGGGCGGTCGGCCGCACTGTGCCGGTGCGCGACAACGGCTCCGTGGTGCCGGTGGCCCTCGCGCCCGCTGCGGTGCGGCGCACCGCGCGGGCCGTCCGCGACGGCGGCTTCGACGTGGTCCACGTGCACGAGCCGGTCATCCCGGCGGTCGGCCTGACGGCCGTGCTCGCCGCCGGCGACGCGGCGCTGGTCGGCACGTTCCACCGCTACGCGGAGCGCCCGGGCTGGTACCGGGTCTTCGGCGCCCTCTGCCGCGCCGTCCTGGGCCGCCTGGACGCGCGCGTGGCCGTCTCCGAGGCCGCGCGGCGGCACGTGGCCGCCACCTGCCCCGGCGAGTACCTGGTGATCCCGAACGGCATCGACGCCGGCGCCCAGCCGCGCGGCCGGCGCGACGACGACGGCCGCGCGGGGAGGCTCGTGTTCGTGGGCCGGCCGGACGCCCGCAAGGGGCTCGGCGTGCTGCTGGACGCGTTCGCCCGCCTGCCGGGCCGCCCGACCCTCGACCTGGTGGGCGTCGAGGCGGCCGCGGTGCCGGCGCGGGCGCTCGACGGCGCGCGCGGCCGGGTGCGGGCCCACGGGGTGGTGAGCGACGCCCGCCGCGACGCCCTCCTGCGCCGGGCCGACGTGCTCTGCCTGCCCGCGCTCTCGGGCGAGAGCTTCGGCATCGTCGCGGCCGAGGCGATGGCGGCGGGGCTGCCGGTGGTCGCCACGCGGGTCGGCGGCCTGCCGGAGCTGGTGCGCCCCGGCACCGGGGCCCTGGTGCCGCCCGGCGACCCGGCCGCGACCGCCGCGGCGATCCAGCGCCTGCTGAGCCGCCCCGAGGACCGCCTGCGCGCCGGGCGGGCCGCGCGCAGGCGGGCGCTCGAGCTCGACTGGTCGCGCGTGGCGGCCCGCCTGCTCGACGTGTACGCCGAGGCGCTCGCGCGGCGAATGGCCCGGGCCGCCGGCGCCCGGCCCGGCTGA
- a CDS encoding nuclear transport factor 2 family protein — protein MPARSPRETALAYMEAWNAHDAGACAACFAEDGVREGRILARATAGGARFPRFVGRPAIRERIAGYMEAVPDLRVEVLRVGEGPEDTAWLEWRLTGTHERDWGAWTARGERVDVPAVSVYRVRDGLIAEEAEYIDPAVMMTPPG, from the coding sequence ATGCCGGCACGGAGCCCGCGGGAGACCGCGCTCGCGTACATGGAGGCCTGGAACGCGCACGACGCCGGCGCCTGCGCGGCGTGCTTCGCCGAGGACGGCGTGCGCGAGGGGCGCATCCTCGCCCGGGCCACCGCCGGCGGCGCGCGCTTCCCGCGCTTCGTCGGCCGCCCGGCCATCCGGGAGCGCATCGCCGGCTACATGGAGGCCGTGCCCGACCTGCGGGTCGAGGTGCTGCGCGTCGGCGAGGGGCCGGAGGACACCGCCTGGCTCGAGTGGCGCCTGACGGGCACCCACGAGCGGGACTGGGGCGCGTGGACCGCGCGCGGCGAGCGCGTCGACGTGCCGGCGGTGTCGGTCTACCGGGTGCGCGACGGGCTCATCGCGGAGGAGGCCGAGTACATCGATCCCGCGGTGATGATGACCCCGCCCGGCTGA
- a CDS encoding HAD-IIA family hydrolase, whose amino-acid sequence MATWALDLDGVLWRGTAPIAGAAAAVARLRGRGVRVVFLTNNAGATVGEQLAKLASFGVPCERDDLLTSAQAAATLVAPGSVVLPCAGAGVREALAARGARLVEEGPAHVVVVGWHREFDFARLARAADAVRAGARLVGTNEDATYPTPDGLLPGAGSLLAAVAYAAGAEPEVAGKPHRPMRALVAERVGPVATVVGDRPSTDGALARALGARFALVLSGVTAAEEVPRVEPSPDVVAPDLAALVG is encoded by the coding sequence GTGGCGACCTGGGCCCTCGACCTGGACGGCGTCCTCTGGCGCGGCACGGCGCCGATCGCCGGCGCGGCCGCCGCCGTGGCGCGGCTGCGGGGCCGGGGCGTGCGGGTGGTGTTCCTGACCAACAACGCGGGGGCGACGGTCGGCGAGCAGCTCGCCAAGCTCGCGTCGTTCGGCGTGCCCTGCGAGCGGGATGACCTGCTGACCTCCGCCCAGGCCGCCGCGACGCTCGTCGCCCCGGGCTCGGTCGTGCTGCCGTGCGCCGGCGCCGGGGTGCGCGAGGCGCTGGCCGCGCGGGGCGCCCGCCTCGTGGAGGAGGGGCCCGCGCACGTCGTGGTGGTGGGCTGGCACCGCGAGTTCGACTTCGCCCGCCTGGCGCGGGCGGCCGACGCGGTCCGCGCGGGCGCCCGGCTGGTGGGCACGAACGAGGACGCCACCTACCCGACCCCCGACGGCCTGCTGCCGGGCGCCGGGTCGCTGCTGGCCGCGGTCGCCTACGCCGCGGGCGCCGAGCCCGAGGTGGCGGGCAAGCCGCACCGGCCCATGCGGGCCCTCGTGGCCGAGCGCGTCGGGCCGGTCGCCACGGTGGTCGGCGACCGGCCCTCGACCGACGGGGCGCTCGCCCGCGCCCTCGGCGCCCGCTTCGCCCTGGTGCTGAGCGGCGTGACGGCCGCGGAGGAGGTGCCGCGGGTCGAGCCGTCGCCGGACGTCGTCGCGCCCGACCTGGCCGCGCTGGTGGGCTGA